GCTGGCCCATCTTCTCGATGATGGTGTTCTCCAGATCGAGGGTCTTCATGGCGTAGTCCTGCGCCTCCACCAGTGTGGTGGGCAGCCGCTCCAGTACGACCTGAACCAGGCTGTCTTTCAATGCGTTGTATCGCTGGCTGCCGACGGCGAGCTTGACCAGTGGGGTGGCCACCCCGGTCTGGGCGTCGATCGCCGCGCTGACCTCCTTGCCGACCAGGCTGAACAACTTGTCCGCGCCCGGTCCGCGTAACACCCCGTCGAACAGGATCTCCGGGGAGAACAGATCATCGGCCAGGATCCTCGCGTAATCGCGGGTGACCTTGTCACGCTGGGCGTGCAGCAGTCCCTGGAAGGGGATGAAGCCCAGGTACTTCTTCGGCTCGATCGGCCGGAACAGCATGTTCAACGCGATGTAGTCGCTGATGAAGCCGACACCGAAACCGAACGCCGGCATGATCCACGGGTTCTGGAACAGAGCCCACGCGATCATCTGCACGACACCGATGACCAGACCGAAATAGATGCCGCTGCGCCGGACGAACGCCATCGCGTCATCGCCCATCCCGCGCATCAGCTTGTTGAGCTTGTCCTTGTTGCGCACCAATGTGGTGACGGCGAGGAACTGGATGTCGACGAAACGCGGGAGGTCGGCCCGCATCTCGTTGAGCAGTGACTCGACCACGCGGGGGGTCTCGTCCTGGATGCGCTTCTGGATGGCACGTCGGGCCGGGTCGGGCAGGGCGTCCCACAGGCCGGGCCGGATCTGCTCGGCGACCTCGCGGGACACCTCGTCGATGGCCTCGGTGAGTGGTTCACGCAGTGCCTCGACCGCTTCCCTGGCGTCGACGCGTTCGAGCAGTTCCTCGGGTTTGAGCAGATTCTGGGTGAGTAGTTCGATGGTCTTCGAGCCGACCTTGCCTGCCCGGCGCGGGACGATGCCTTGCCATCCGAACGGGCCGATGCCGCGGAATTCCATTGGCCGGTAGAGCATTTCGACCGCGACGATCTTGGTGCTCCAGCCGACGAAGGCGGCCACGAACGGCATCGACAGATAGATGAACCAGTTGACCTCGAAGTCGGCGGTGATCTCCCGCCAGGACTGGATGGCGAGCAGGGTCTCGTTAGCCATCGGCGACGGCAGCCGCCCACAGACCCATGCCGAGCGTGGAGAGGCTCAGGGAGAGCTTCTCCGTCCTGGCGATCAACGGACCCTTCGAGGCACCCTTCACCGCCTTGAGCACCATCGGTTCGGCCATCAGCACCTCGTAGTCGGATTTCTTGGACGGGTCCTCCGGACCGGTCTCGACAAGACCAAGGGATAGCAGATGATCGACGTACTGCGGGACCATATGGGGAAGTGCGACATTCGCGGTACGTCCGATGAGGCACGCATTCTGCAGGACGACCTGGTTGCGGGACCGGCTGTAGATGTTGACCAGCGGGGAGGAGGTCCCGTCGGACAGCGCGCCGATGATGCGGGCCTCGTCGGCCACCAGCTGGTCAAGCAGGCGGTGGTAGAGCTCCTGCTGACTGCCCGCGGTGCTCTGGTCCAGGGCCCTGTCCAACAGGCGACCCAGTTTGGTGTGCAGCGAGTCATGCGGTGAGGCCTCGGGTTGAGGCAGCGGCCGCGGGGTGGGCTCGACGGCGTCCAGGCGGTTCTTGACGTAGGTGACGACCTGCTCCTCGCCCCACGCGGCCAGCTTGAGGCCCGTCTTGGCCGCGTCGACCGCACGATCGGTGAGCCCCAGCGGATCGAACCACTTCGGCACCACCGGCTGCTGTTTCGGGGTACGCACCGCGATCGCGATGTCGCCGAGAGGCGTGGAGAAGCGGAACCCGCGCCGGTTGAAACCGTTGCGTTTGACCGGCGCCTTGTCGGTGACCACGCCCTCGGAAGGCTGGGCCGGCTCGTCGGGCTCGGGAAGTTCGGGGATCTCCGGCGACTCGGGTTCGCTGTCGATCACGTGTGCAGGCGGCACGTCGACCGGTACCTGGACCGGGTCGTGATGCGGAATCTGCTCTCTCACCTGTGATCGAACCCCCAATTGCGCGCAACGGATACCGCAGGTTACCGGCTGCGAAGATATCCGTGGGCGGGTGCCGTCGCGAATCGGGATCGGTAGCCGCGGTGATGCCATGGGGTGGCGGCCCGAACATCGATCGGAGGCGATCTGGATGAGGCATGTCGACATCACGGTCGGCGGCGGCCCGGTGCGGGTGTACCTGGCCGGTGAAGCGGGCCCGGCGCTGGTGCTGTTGCACGGTGCGATGCTCGACACCGGGCTGGGTGTCTGGCACGACGTCATCGCCGACCTGGCACGCGACCATCGGGTGTACGTCGTCGACCTGCCCCGACATGGCGGCAGCCGACCGTGG
The sequence above is drawn from the Mycolicibacterium neoaurum VKM Ac-1815D genome and encodes:
- a CDS encoding DUF445 family protein encodes the protein MANETLLAIQSWREITADFEVNWFIYLSMPFVAAFVGWSTKIVAVEMLYRPMEFRGIGPFGWQGIVPRRAGKVGSKTIELLTQNLLKPEELLERVDAREAVEALREPLTEAIDEVSREVAEQIRPGLWDALPDPARRAIQKRIQDETPRVVESLLNEMRADLPRFVDIQFLAVTTLVRNKDKLNKLMRGMGDDAMAFVRRSGIYFGLVIGVVQMIAWALFQNPWIMPAFGFGVGFISDYIALNMLFRPIEPKKYLGFIPFQGLLHAQRDKVTRDYARILADDLFSPEILFDGVLRGPGADKLFSLVGKEVSAAIDAQTGVATPLVKLAVGSQRYNALKDSLVQVVLERLPTTLVEAQDYAMKTLDLENTIIEKMGQLTNEEYESILRPVFKDDEPTMIAVGAVLGGVVGELQVVLIENFGNEPAAVSALPQLVRHALHL
- a CDS encoding Abi-alpha family protein, yielding MREQIPHHDPVQVPVDVPPAHVIDSEPESPEIPELPEPDEPAQPSEGVVTDKAPVKRNGFNRRGFRFSTPLGDIAIAVRTPKQQPVVPKWFDPLGLTDRAVDAAKTGLKLAAWGEEQVVTYVKNRLDAVEPTPRPLPQPEASPHDSLHTKLGRLLDRALDQSTAGSQQELYHRLLDQLVADEARIIGALSDGTSSPLVNIYSRSRNQVVLQNACLIGRTANVALPHMVPQYVDHLLSLGLVETGPEDPSKKSDYEVLMAEPMVLKAVKGASKGPLIARTEKLSLSLSTLGMGLWAAAVADG